The window GCCCCTGGCGCCGGGCAGGGCGGCAGAGCGCGCCGAGGCGGGAGCCCCGCGGCCGAGCCCAGCCGgcgccccctcccccagcccggCCCGCCCCCTCCCCGGCCCCGCGGCTGCAGGTGGCTGGGCGGGCGGCGTCTGGCGCGGAGCTGCCGGCCCCCCCGCggcgccccccggcccccgccaTGGTCGGGCGCCTGAGCCTGCAGGATGTCCCCGAGCCGCTGGACATGAAGAAGAAGGGGGACGGGGTCCTGGACAGCCCGGACTCGGGGCTgccccccagccccagccccagccacTGGCTGCTGGcgccgggcggcggcggcgggggcggcgcgGAGCGGGGGCCGGGCCCGGGACTGCCGGAGCCCGACGGGGCGGCCGCGGTGAGTGGCGGGCCGGccgggggggagggggctggggggaCTGGACCCCCGGCCCGAGAGGCGGGGGGGCGCCTCTCCAACGGGGGCACACCGGGACCCCAGCCTCCGCACCCCGAAAATGGGGGCGGCCCCGGGGGTCGGCCGAGGGTGGCCCGGCCGGCTGGCACCCCCGCCCCCGTGTCGGCTGCTAAGATGGGCGCTGGGGAGTGGGCGCCTCTCGGGAGGGCGGGCGGCCCCGGGACCCGTCGTCATGACTGTCATGGTGGCGGTGAATAGACAGACGTgagggcgcggggccggggccggggccggggccggggcctggggccggggcccgggccggggaAGCGGCCGCTAGCCGGAAGGACGGGGCTCAAGGGGGAGCCCGGGCGCCTCTTGGCCGTGCCACCTTGGGCACGTCCCTCGACGTCCCCAAGCCTCGGGGGAGCGCAGGCGGCGCCGCTTCTGGGCGCCGAGGGCTTTGGGTCCGCGCCCCCCGGACCTCTTCTTGCAGCCCCGGGAGGCGCTTTGCCCCCCTCCGTCTAGGCTGTTCCCTCTCGAATGAGGAGACTGGACTAAACGAGCCTTGAAGCCCCCCAGCTCCGGCCCGGGGTGGGGGTCTCACTTCGTTACACCGAGGGAAGCACAAATCGGCTCCCCGCCCCCCCATGTAGGTGTACACGGGTACTTCCCCACCTTAAATGGCAGCATGTGCCTTTCTCTAGAGGAAAGGCTTGGGGATGGGCAGATGGGTGAGACACTGGGGAGAACTGAGggcttggttcaaatccagcccccgTCACTTACtggtctgtgtgaccctgggcaagtcagcttaaccccgtttgcctcgtCGGCCTCATCTGAGCTGGGGAAAGCTCCCAATAGGGTCCCcaatagggtcacagagtcagagaCCAGTGAACGGCAGCATGCAGAGGATCCGGAGTTCCCTTCAActaaatggggtgggggggagccgTGGCGGCCTTCCTTTCCTCCTGGCTCCAGAAGGCATCCTAGCTAGGCAGCCTGGCATTCCGTCCAAATGGGGACAGCCCCTCCAGTTCTGCTGCCAGCTGGGGGTCCTTAATTCCCCGAATGAGGGTTGCTTTGGATCCTGCCAGTGAGAGCCTTGCCCTGGCCCACTGACCCATGGCCGCCTTCCCTTCCTTGGGGCGCTGAAGATGGCCGTTCAGGCCGGCCCAGGCCCAGAGACAGGGTGAGCGGAAGAAGCGGGCCAAAAGTattctgaagttaggaagagacGACAAGGCGGCTTTTTATCTTGGTGTCTCTTGTTCTGCCTGCTCAGGTGGGGAGAGCTGGAGAAGTGTGCCCAGAAAGATGCCACCCCCCACTGTAGTACGTAGGCCGTTGTTTAACTGAAATAAAGGTCTAGGCCCTGGGGGGTGAGGGAGCAGGTGGCAAGTGGAGGAGGGGCACCCCAGGCCCAGCCAGTGTTCTCCTGGTGGGGAGCCCCAGGCAACCTCACCCCACCTGCTGGGACTGGACAGCTCCACCAGCTCCCTCTTGTTCCTATTGTCCCTATTGACAGCTAAATTAGCAGCTCTGGACCCACTACACATGTGCGTGTCTACATGTGTGTCTGTATATCTGCATATAGagtacacacatgcatgtattaTCTGTGTGCATGTACAATATATCTGCatgtatagtatatacatatatgtattgtgCACATGcctgtatatgtttatatacatatgtctgtaatacacactcacacatgtaTATGTTCATAAGTGCACATGCTCACATCTGCATCATGACATGTGTACGcatatgtacatgcatgcatgcatagaTGAGCACAGGCACATCGGTGCAATGTAATGATTGCACAGTATGTGTGCCATGTGTTTATGCACATACATGTGCGTGTGTGTTCATGTCACACATCACAATGCATCATATGTCTGCATTGTAGTATATTTACACACTGTGCATGttaatttatatgtgtatatatcatgtgtctgtatgtataacacgcatatatatgtctgtgtgtgccTGTCTATGTGTCTATcttcatgtataatatatacatgcatgtatgtgtgttttatatatgtatatctgcatGTATagtatatacatctatatacctctacacacacacacacacatccatccatccatccacacaTCTAGATGTCCACACCCCCAGTGAGCCCCAGACTTGCTCAGCCGCCTTTGCTCCTCCTAACTTGCTCACTTCTCCTCCCAGCTCTGGGGAGGCTCGCTggccctcctccctttcccccaggCTTCCTTTGCCCTGTCGCCCTCTCCACACCGTTCCCTTCTTGGCACATTCAGCATCTTGACCCACTTGACACCATCTGCTTCCTGCCCTGCTTGCTTGATTTAAGCCTCCCTAAGTTAGCTTTCTGTGCTCTCTCTGCCCAAGGGCCCCCGGCCAGGCTTGACGTGACAGACCCGGGGACTCTGCTGTCCCAGCCTTGAACCCCGGGCCGATCGCTTTTCCTCCCATTCTCTCTTGTGTGGCAAAGGAAATCGTGGATTGCAGAATCTGCCGAAGCACTTTGAACAAACACCCCCACTACTGAGAGCTAAGAGGGAGAGTAGGTAGAGAGCAGGGCCCTCCTCAATGAACAAAACAGGAGGACCCTGAGGCAAAAGAGGTTAAGGGACTCAGCCAGGGTCACTCGGATGAGACGAGGCAGAGTCGggaattggaactcagatcctgGGGTTTGAAACTCAGCAATGTTTCTACTGTAGAGTGTTGGTGATCAACAGAAGGCAAACGAAGATGACCCTGACAGACGCTGTTTGATCAGTCTTAGAGACTTGACAGTAAAACTTTGTTTCCATAGGAATTTTTTGAGGACGGCTTTGCTGATTGGTATGACTCCCTGAGCTGACTAAAGACAGAGTGACTTTGGAGAGCATCTATCTGATTTTAGCAATTTTTGCTCACTATgtctctgaacaagtcactttactttatctgtcaaataaactggagaagaaaatggcaaaccattccagtatctttgccacaaaaccCCGAAATGGAATGTTAAAGCGTCGGACACAGATGAAACAATTGAACTTTTGTTAAACGACATCATTTTAAtttcaatgtttttaaaaaacattttttttcttagtgtcATCTTGCTGTAGTTAGTAAAATCTAGGGAGCATAACTGGATCTCTTTTGGGTGCCTAATGATCTCACAGGACCTCAAGGTAGTCATTTGGTTCAGCAAGGCCCTTCCTGTTAGGGGGAAAAGGTGGAGTCCTGGTGTTAGAATGGGTAAATTTGTATTTCACCCCAGAACACTTCCATAAACAAGTTTTATGTTCTTATTGTGTACCTCAGAGAGGACACTGTCAGTGACTTGTGTTCCTGTGACTTGCCAAGTTCTTGTAAAAGTATAGTAAGGGATGATGGTTTGGGTTGCTTCATCACTTCACCGGGATTCTGGGTAGTTGCACCCCAGTGAGGATGTGGACAGCTACCCTTCCGCGTTCACATCTTGCTCAACGAGCAGGGTGGACATTGAAAAATGGATGGTTTCATTGCATCATTCAACTCAAGCTTGTTTTCTCATCAGAGCATCTTATCAACAGGAAGGTTTTCTTCCTGCCCTTTctaggggagggggcagggatgTAAAAACCATATGGAAGATGGTGGGATTTCTTCCACTCCCATAGTCTCAGGCACTATAATGACAGTTTAGGACCTTGGCCTCCCAGATTGAAAACCATGTTCCTAAGTCACTGTAAACTTTCTACTCATTGTTCTATCTATTTGCTTGGGTTATATTGATATCAGGGAAAAAGACAACAACCTCCTAATAATTCTAACCATTCAAAAGTATAATGGACTGCCTTAGGAAGGTAGTAAGTTGCCCTGTACTAGAGGTATTCAAACAGAAGCCAGATAATGTGGAAAGGATCTTGGTTAGGTAAAGTTTGGACTAGGTGACTTCTGACTgtcctttcctcattttccaatcTGAGATCCTGAGATttggaatggagagaaaggaacTTTAATCTTTAGGATACTTGACTTGAAATCCCACGCTGTCTTCCTCATGATCTTAGCCGAGTTATTTCCCTTCAACCTCAGTTCCTTTCATTATAAAACCTAGTGGTTGGACTCCATCCGAGGTTGTTAAAATGAGGTCTAAAACttgtttaaaaaatagtttgataACTATCACAacataattgctttcctttgcaatcctatggATTTTAATTGATGCATTTAAAAACCTAATTCTGGGAAGAGGTTCCTCGGTTTCACCGGTCTGCCAACCTGAGGGGTCCAGAGCACCAAGAAGGTGAAGAATCCTCTGGTTGAGAAgcagatgacctccaaggtcccgtCAAGCTTGGACTACTTTGGTTCTCTCTGCATTCTGCCTATAACCACAGTATATTCTTGCTTTCAGAATTCTGTCTTTCTCCCCAATCCCCCGGGGTCTGGCTGCCCTCCACGGCTCTGCCCTCTGTCTTTTGGTGAAGGAGTAGAGTTTGACCCGTTGCCTCCAAAGGAAATAAGGTAAATGTGCCCAGTGTTCTTtctgcttccttcccttttctagaTAATGTACCATTTCCATTGAAAGTAGGCTGTGGGTGGGAGTAGAAAGGGGTTGGTATATTTACTCCTCTTAGAGCATGTCCCTACATGATTTAGTTTTCCTCTCTGGAGGCAGTTGTTAGTACAGTAtatagagtgttgggcctggagtcaggaagacctgagttatagacacttgctagctgagtGAGCTGAGCaggtcactttacctctgtttacctcagtttcctcatctgtacaatggggataataacagcctctacttcccagggttgtttgcgaatcaaatgagataagatttctTAAAAACGATTAACCCAGGgcccagcacatagtaggttccttttccttttgaggATGATTTGGGGGAAGTTGGGTAAAAGAACCTTATTAAAGGAAAGGGAGTTCTACTTTGGGCCACTCCTAGTCTCCTAGCTAGAGTCTCTATTGGAGCAGCACATGGGGACCTCCCaagtaaaaaggaaagaggtTTTCCATTGTGTTTTCACGATTCATTCCATGAGGTGTAATTTTCATGGCATGTGGAGTCATGATCTTTGATCTTGAACAACATGGGCATAGTGAACTCCTCAGACATTGCCACGTACCCACTTGCCCAGGGAGAATAAGATTCTATATTcaagaaggaagcaagaatgctAATTTACCATCTGGCTTCCCACTTGGGGAAAGCGAGGCCACAGCCCTGGCACCGCTGGCACCTGTTTCTTATGTACTTAGCAGGCTGTCATAGTGTACTGATTTTAAATGTTTCTTCACTCTTCttcaaagaaattgaaaaggagtTAATAAAATAacttggatattttttctttttttcttcctttcttattctcttcttccttttctccttacttcattttcttccttattcatatctttcttctttttctttcttaccttactttctctctccttttttcctccatccttttcttttttcttttccttcctcccttcctgcctccattccccttttcttcctcccttcctttcttttttctctacccattcctttctctttcctccctcccttcctcctcccctctttttccaccccttttctccctttcttcctccctcttttcttttttccttcatccctttcttcctccttcctcccctcccttttccttctttcttcccctcccttcctttctacctttcttctttctttcttccatcctttccttccttcctctcctcctccctcatcccttccttcctttatttctttcttccatcccttccttcctccttcctcttttccttcttccttcttcctcctttccaccttttttcttttttccttcctctctcctctttcttccctttgtctttctatttctcttgtctatattcctctctctttccctccctttacAGAAACGAATATTTTATGAAATGCTGAGGTTTGCAATGATCCTTACTACTGAGCAGGGTCAAATTTCAAGAATTTGTATGGTTAGAAATAGGGATTGCTCTCTGTTAGTATCCAAGAGGATGAcaggctggctggctggctggctgagGCCTCCTCCCTTTAGCCTCCAGTTTGAAGCTGATTATTCCAAGGGCATGAGTCCCTAGCTGACTGGGATGGAAATGCCAGAATTCCCACAGCTATGCTGGATGAGGAAGTACCCCAAACAAGAAGTGTGGCCAAGTCCCCACATTGACACCCTCTAACTAGGACCCTGGTGCCTGAGCTGGAGCCCAGTGCTCCCCGCCCCAAGCCTGCTTCATGCCCTCTCGTGTGTCCTGGCCCGCAGGTACACCTCCTCGGTGAAGTATGACTCAGACAAGCACTTCATTGACAACATCTACATGCCGGTGGGCCTGGCGGTGTCCTCCTGCAGCCAGACCGTGGTCTGCATCCCCGGCTGCACCTGGCGCAACTACAAAGCCGAGCTCCACTTTGAGCCTCGCAACAAGGCCCTGCGATTTCTCAGCACCACCATCGTCTACCCCAAGCACACCAAGACCGTGTACACCACCACCCTCGATTACAACTGCAAGAAATCCACCAGGCGGTTTTTGTCCAGCGTGGAACTCGAAGCTTCAGAATGCCCAACGAGTGATTATCTTCTGGATGAATGCTGATGGAGACATCTGGGAGTGATGGAATGGAACGGTCCTTCTGAGTTTGCTGCTCAGTTCTTTGATCTAAGTGAAAATGGGCAATGCCTTTATTACCCAAAAGTTTTCATCTCTGAAGCAGCCTTCTCTATCATTCTAGCTTCATGTGTTCAGCCTTGGCAAAGGAGGGGGGGGGGCAACCCCCACCTCTGGCATCTTTTGGGAATTTgattttagcttttctttttaaagacatttatttttcttggctcACAATTACATATCTCCCAAAGTATAAATTGAATAACAAATAAAGGGAAGATCCAAGTGAAAgggaaagtgggaaaaaaaaaccccaatcttTGAAATCAAAAACATAGCTCCTGTATAGGGAGGGCAGAACTTGTCTGTGGTAGAGTATGGAAAAAGTCTTCTGGGTGGAAAGATTGAGCTTCCCATTTTAAGCAACTTCTGTTGGAAGTAATTGTACTTGTTGCCTAACTTGTCCCACCCATATGGGCTCAATCTGTGTAAACTGAGGTCCACGAGTTACTTCTGTTTCAATCAATATGCAGACCTTGTCCTTCCTGTTTGCCCAGAAGTCTGTTCTAAGGCAGTGTTTCCACCATGACTGACTTATGAACGTTGCTGGAAGTcactcgaaaatttagttaactGATCCGAAGAGAAGACCAAAAGACATTGGTTAACCATTCTGCTAGTCATGAGGAAAGCCTCTTGTCTTCTTATCCATGGGCCCTGGAGACATGCCTTGCATCTCTGGAATCTTGCTAACACCACCACAGACTTGTGGAACTCTTCTGATATGTACATTGGGGTTACTTAATACTTTCCTAGTCTCCTAAGGCAAAATAGAGTATAGTGCATATCTGAAAGAAATGTCACTTTTAAGGCTGCTTTGATGGAATGCTTTTAGGATTTCTCAGATTGATGCCTTTTGACTCATAACTGGAAATGACTGGCATGGGTCATGTCTGGGTATTATTTAGAAGGGAGACGAGCTGGTGACGGTGTCCTTACCGAAGCCTCACATGTGTTCTGTCCAAAGTAAATGACATTAGACAGAAGTAAGTTACATCTAACAGAAGAATAAAATATCTACCCTTGGGATCACATTTGAATTTTAATTAGAGGAAAGTCATAATTCAAACATCCAACTTTGTTACTATAGCACACGGTTTTGATTTTTGCTCAAGGGTCAGAGGATCCTCCTAGATTCTCAACATCAGCTGGGATGATCCTTAGAGAGAACTTtgttggggtgactaggtggcacagtggatggagcaccgaccctggagttaggagaacctgagttcaaatccaacctcagacataataattacttagctgtgtgaccttgggcaagtcacttaatcccattgccttcaataaatatagtttaaaaaaaaaggaagaaacaacttTGTTGGTTTAGTGAAATCAGCCAGGAGAAGATGAGAGCATCCATATGTGGGTCACCCATGCAGAATCCAGGCAGGCAAACTGTCCCTTCTCTTAGGCCCCATTGCTCCTTCTGAAATCCTCCTATGTTCCCTCTCAGTAGGAGCCCCCTGTTAATTTTGACTTCCACTGTCTGCCAAATCCACATTTCTAATTAGGCAAGGCAGAGGTGGAAGTAGGCAAGTTATTGTATACAAACCTGCATCAGAGCATTGAATTACAATGTGGGAGGGTTTTGAGAGGCCTAAGGGGACAAGAACATACATGTGATCTCTCTGGAGGCTTGCTGTGGGCCCCCGAGCTTTTTACTTCTCTATTGGGGTTAGGGGAAAGCAGCAAGATGTAAGGAGAATCTAAGGGGGCTGTACAGGTAAGCTTTCTGAGACAAAGGAAGTGGGTAGG is drawn from Macrotis lagotis isolate mMagLag1 chromosome 5, bilby.v1.9.chrom.fasta, whole genome shotgun sequence and contains these coding sequences:
- the RFLNB gene encoding refilin-B, whose translation is MVGRLSLQDVPEPLDMKKKGDGVLDSPDSGLPPSPSPSHWLLAPGGGGGGGAERGPGPGLPEPDGAAANSVFLPNPPGSGCPPRLCPLSFGEGVEFDPLPPKEIRYTSSVKYDSDKHFIDNIYMPVGLAVSSCSQTVVCIPGCTWRNYKAELHFEPRNKALRFLSTTIVYPKHTKTVYTTTLDYNCKKSTRRFLSSVELEASECPTSDYLLDEC